One genomic segment of Gopherus flavomarginatus isolate rGopFla2 chromosome 11, rGopFla2.mat.asm, whole genome shotgun sequence includes these proteins:
- the LOC127031115 gene encoding tetratricopeptide repeat protein 5-like, whose product MAAEGEGGSRQAVQTLQELVDGLYYFRDHYFESHSVEDAGRKQQDVLEEMEKTLQQMGEIDDCSQGRAWALMLKGKALNVTPDYKPQAEELLAKAVKLDPELVEAWNQLGEAYWKKGDITAAYTCFSGALGHQKNKVSLQNLSMVLRQLRAESTEQHTQNVMDSVRQAKLAVQMDVQDGRSWYILGNAYLSLFFNTGQNPSISQQALSAYAQAEKVDPTASCNPDLHLNRATLHKYEENYTEALEGFSRATTLDPAWPEPQKRQQQLLDFLERLTSLLENKGKVKVKKLQSMLGSLRPSHLGPCGDGRYQGSSGHKVALEHRLLSALQPGVNTGAVVLGRVVFSLTTDEKVPFTFGLVDSKGPCFAVTVYNMVQSWGVLIGDSVAIPEPHLRHHHVQHEGKSFSFPGIRVETPLLLVVNGKTQGPGTQAAARVAYRVQSE is encoded by the exons ATGGCTgcggagggagaaggaggaagccGCCAGGCCGTGCAAACCCTGCAG GAATTGGTCGATGGCCTGTACTATTTCCGGGATCACTACTTTGAAAGCCACAGCGTGGAGGATGCTGGGAGAAAGCAGCAGGATGTGCTGGAGGAAATGGAGAAAACGCTACAGCAGATGGGCGAGATAGATG ATTGTTCCCAAGGCCGGGCTTGGGCGCTGATGCTGAAGGGGAAGGCTCTGAACGTTACACCCGACTACAAGCCCCAGGCTGAGGAGCTGTTGGCCAAGGCTGTGAAACTGGACCCGGAGCTGGTGGAAGCCTGGAACCAGCTGGGCGAGGCCTACTGGAAAAAGGGCGATATCACAGCAGCCTACACCTGCTTCTCTGGGGCCCTGGGGCAT CAGAAGAACAAGGTCTCGCTGCAGAATCTGTCCATGGTGCTGCGGCAGCTGCGAGCCGAGAGCACAGAGCAGCACACCCAGAACGTCATGGACAGTGTCCGTCAGGCCAAGCTGGCTGTCCAGATGGACGTGCAGGATGGCCGGTCGTGGT ACATCCTGGGAAATGCCTACCTCTCGCTGTTCTTCAACACAGGCCAGAACCCCAGTATCTCCCAGCAGGCCCTAAGTGCGTATGCCCAGGCG GAAAAGGTGGATCCTACAGCATCCTGTAACCCAGACCTGCACCTCAACAGAGCTACG CTGCATAAATACGAGGAGAATTATACGGAGGCCCTGGAGGGGTTTTCCCGTGCGACAACCCTTGACCCAGCCTGGCCCGAACCCCAGAAGcgccagcagcagcttctggatTTCCTGGAGCGACTCACCAGCCTCCTGGAGAACAAG gGCAAAGTGAAGGTTAAGAAGCTGCAGAGCATGTTGGGAAGCCTGCGCCCATCCCACCTGGGCCCCTGTGGGGATGGGCGGTACCAGGGGTCCTCAGGCCATAAGGTGGCACTGGAGCATCGGCTCCTGAGCGCCTTACAGCCGGGTGTGAACACTGGGGCtgtagtgctgggcagggtggtcTTCAGCCTCACCACGGACGAGAAGGTGCCCTT CACGTTCGGCCTGGTTGACTCCAAGGGCCCCTGTTTTGCTGTCACTGTCTATAACATGGTCCAGAGCTGGGGTGTGCTCATCGGCGACTCAGTGGCCATCCCTGAGCCGCACCTCCGGCATCACCACGTCCAGCACGAGGGCAAG AGCTTCTCCTTCCCCGGGATCCGTGTGGAGACCCCACTCCTGCTGGTGGTGAATGGCAAGACGCAGGGACCTGGCACCCAGGCGGCAGCTAGAGTGGCATACCGAGTGCAGAGCGAATGA